Proteins found in one Brevibacillus brevis genomic segment:
- a CDS encoding general stress protein, protein MISATKPFVKFHKYDAELASDVHALNSAGYNSDDIWVLKWNPDKNHSNQRNNFYKYSTHFESAVGHIDSMAHFFDNGGEELRTRLEKLGLTKDECSALVRELQETDYTCLLVVRDLKDNIIKMND, encoded by the coding sequence TTGATCAGTGCTACCAAGCCGTTTGTCAAATTCCATAAGTATGATGCTGAGCTAGCTTCTGACGTTCATGCGTTAAATTCCGCCGGATACAACAGTGATGACATCTGGGTTTTGAAATGGAATCCAGATAAAAATCACTCCAATCAACGAAACAATTTTTATAAATACAGCACCCACTTTGAAAGTGCCGTCGGTCACATTGACAGCATGGCGCATTTCTTTGACAATGGCGGTGAAGAATTGCGTACCCGTCTCGAAAAGCTAGGTCTTACGAAAGACGAGTGCTCGGCATTGGTTCGGGAACTGCAAGAAACCGACTATACATGCCTTCTCGTTGTACGAGACCTTAAGGATAACATTATTAAAATGAATGACTGA
- a CDS encoding metallophosphoesterase family protein — translation MKRLLAISDIHGELEKLESLMEQIQYDPQNDQLILLGDYVDRGPESKGVVDKVKQLHAEGAIVLMGNHDHMMVKSFEQDPVFIERWFRNGAQKTLASYGHAAADTESGAPEALEITSSVKEHLEFLAGLDCYYETDDYIFVHGGVHPETPVAETDPYLLMWIREEFHKGYQGEKTVVFGHTPTSYLHGKHDVYYGENKIIGIDGGAVYGGRLHCLELPSRKVYSVE, via the coding sequence ATGAAAAGATTGTTGGCAATCAGCGATATTCATGGGGAACTAGAGAAACTGGAATCGTTGATGGAGCAAATTCAGTACGATCCACAAAACGATCAATTGATCCTGCTAGGTGATTATGTAGACCGTGGTCCAGAATCGAAGGGCGTCGTCGACAAGGTAAAACAGCTCCATGCAGAAGGGGCAATTGTGTTGATGGGCAACCATGATCATATGATGGTTAAATCATTCGAGCAAGATCCAGTCTTTATTGAACGATGGTTCCGAAACGGTGCACAAAAGACGTTGGCGAGCTATGGGCATGCTGCAGCAGATACGGAGTCTGGCGCACCAGAGGCCTTGGAAATCACCTCTTCCGTCAAAGAACATCTGGAATTTTTGGCTGGCTTGGACTGCTATTATGAAACCGATGATTATATTTTTGTTCACGGGGGTGTACATCCCGAGACTCCTGTCGCAGAGACTGATCCGTATCTGTTGATGTGGATACGTGAAGAGTTCCATAAAGGCTACCAGGGGGAGAAGACCGTTGTTTTTGGTCACACGCCGACCAGTTATTTGCACGGTAAACATGATGTGTATTACGGAGAAAATAAAATTATCGGCATTGACGGAGGTGCCGTATACGGCGGCCGTCTGCATTGCTTGGAGTTGCCAAGCCGAAAGGTTTACTCGGTAGAGTGA
- a CDS encoding TolB family protein, which translates to MREEEKHPQDHQSDDQTVTQLLAHLKQMRGSVPVNYQLKSDLKKQLLQKMRDLEAKQTKAPNAAPKKLGKLVWSGIAAAALTLAIGGFVWWNNTSLAVREHEVLKLPAQAAVELVDIDRKATQLAYINNNTELKTIPIDEELKPVTIKLPPTEGKYTGVAWSNSGKQIAVVEQDKKLSRIWIVEMPTAYSMGSSRLLKEEEGVLYASPSWSEHDDSLAFTRSKNGVEEIWVSSTVSFQEWKLVEGSQPEWSPDGSLLAFNKAGEVQLMEMRTGKVTPLAVGQWASWSSDTKLTYTHPNGTLMEVNVGVEPFVTRELPLRNQSSEELIKGNWANQGKHLLLISRHDQLQQLVISLASRK; encoded by the coding sequence ATGAGAGAAGAGGAGAAACACCCCCAGGATCATCAATCGGATGATCAGACCGTAACCCAACTCCTAGCCCATTTGAAGCAGATGCGCGGATCGGTTCCAGTCAATTATCAGCTAAAATCAGACCTGAAAAAGCAATTGCTCCAGAAAATGAGAGATCTCGAGGCCAAACAGACAAAGGCTCCAAATGCCGCACCCAAAAAGCTTGGGAAGTTAGTTTGGAGCGGAATCGCTGCTGCTGCGCTCACCCTTGCCATAGGCGGATTTGTGTGGTGGAACAATACCTCTCTTGCCGTTCGAGAGCATGAAGTCCTTAAACTGCCAGCACAAGCAGCCGTGGAGCTTGTTGACATTGATCGCAAAGCCACTCAGCTAGCTTATATCAATAACAATACAGAGCTGAAAACCATTCCAATCGACGAGGAATTAAAGCCAGTCACGATCAAATTGCCGCCAACAGAAGGCAAATACACCGGGGTAGCATGGTCTAATTCTGGAAAGCAAATCGCTGTCGTCGAGCAGGATAAAAAATTATCGCGGATATGGATTGTGGAGATGCCGACGGCTTACAGCATGGGAAGCAGCCGATTGCTGAAGGAAGAAGAAGGAGTATTATACGCTTCACCAAGCTGGTCTGAACATGATGATTCGCTTGCCTTTACCCGCTCGAAAAATGGCGTCGAAGAAATTTGGGTGAGCAGCACAGTTTCGTTCCAAGAATGGAAGCTTGTAGAAGGCTCTCAGCCTGAATGGTCGCCAGATGGAAGCTTGCTTGCCTTCAATAAAGCAGGTGAAGTACAGCTGATGGAAATGCGAACGGGGAAAGTTACCCCGCTTGCAGTGGGACAGTGGGCATCGTGGAGCTCCGATACGAAATTGACCTATACACACCCAAACGGAACGCTGATGGAAGTAAACGTGGGTGTAGAGCCTTTTGTGACACGCGAGCTACCATTGCGAAACCAGTCATCTGAAGAGCTGATCAAAGGAAACTGGGCAAACCAAGGTAAGCACTTACTGCTTATCTCACGCCATGATCAGCTGCAACAACTGGTTATCTCTTTGGCGTCACGAAAATGA
- a CDS encoding nitroreductase family protein, translating to MEKVIDQKAFMDVIRERRSVRHYDPAAKISQDELKEMLKEATLAPSSSNLQPWRFLIIDEQPLKEKLLPIAFNQKQVVEAAAVIAVLADYEGYKQAGSIYNKAVEAGYMTEEVKATLIDNINKRYENRDRASIKEIALVDGGLVSMQLMLIAKARGYDTVPMGGYNSEKFKEAFQIPDQYETVMLIAVGKAAEPGHPTTRLDVEEITFWNEMPSK from the coding sequence ATGGAAAAAGTTATCGATCAAAAGGCTTTTATGGACGTCATTCGGGAGCGTCGTTCCGTACGTCATTACGATCCAGCAGCAAAAATCTCGCAGGATGAACTAAAGGAAATGCTGAAGGAAGCGACCTTGGCACCTTCCAGCTCCAACCTCCAGCCATGGCGGTTTTTGATTATCGATGAACAGCCATTGAAAGAGAAGCTGCTCCCCATCGCATTTAACCAAAAGCAGGTGGTAGAGGCTGCGGCGGTTATTGCAGTCCTGGCTGATTATGAGGGCTACAAACAAGCAGGGAGCATTTACAACAAAGCGGTTGAAGCAGGCTATATGACCGAGGAAGTAAAGGCTACACTCATCGACAACATCAACAAGCGTTATGAGAATCGGGATCGAGCAAGCATCAAGGAAATTGCTTTGGTAGACGGAGGTCTCGTCTCGATGCAATTGATGCTCATTGCCAAGGCGAGAGGGTATGACACGGTGCCAATGGGAGGCTATAACAGCGAGAAATTCAAGGAAGCTTTCCAAATTCCGGATCAATATGAAACAGTCATGTTGATTGCAGTCGGCAAAGCGGCAGAACCTGGTCATCCGACTACTCGCCTGGATGTAGAAGAGATTACGTTCTGGAATGAGATGCCGAGTAAATAA
- the parC gene encoding DNA topoisomerase IV subunit A — MLSNQIIKQSFAEIMGKRFGDYANLVILSRAIPDARDGLKPVQRRILYAMYQEGNTNDKPYRKSAKTVGYVMGTYHPHGDSAIYETMVRMAQWWKMRQVLIQGHGNFGSLDADPPAAMRYTESRLSALANELLRDIEKDTVTFIPNYDNSAQQPAVLPSRFPNLLVNGAAGIAVGFATDIPTHNLGEVIDAAVAQMKNPNISLDELMQHVKGPDFPTGGIVQGLSGIRKAFETGRGQFIIRGKTHIEEPKGGKIKKIVISEIPYEVVKSKLVAQIDELVMERKIEGALAVRDETGRKEAEQKKVRIVVDIRKEADEQAILNYLYKNTDLQIYYNYNMNVIHEGTIRQMGLKALLGAYIDHQKEVVTNRCQYDLDRKQSREHIVEGLIRAKSILRQIVDTIMDSEDRADAKKNIMEKYGFTENQADAILSIQLASLTRLDIVKLEKELATLAKEIEELKSILASEKKLIQVITGELNEIKKKYAEERLTEIQGEIEEIKIDIAMQINAEDCIVTLTNEGYIKRTSPRSFKSVGGTLETCGVKEGDRVRYFMETNTSHTALFFTQDGKYFATLVNAFPDDKWKDIGSALVNIIPLEKNQRIVGFTIVENFKQPLYVYHVSKKGLMKKTALSEYETNRSSALVAAKIKGDDDEFVNVFVADEAGAILGATKDGMGIRFQRSEVSATGRASSGVKAIALAPGDVVITMLPIEEVDSRAFSLLTAEGVVKRTAIAAIPLQARAGKGVQLIRKRKNNPHELVAMFIEETVYAWTSQNEWTLVETEQVIVNEQGGIGRQLVEGGVKSVAFETILPTDEPKDEATAKGSGDGAGTAGQQKTPNVQSSLFDGNHRE, encoded by the coding sequence ATGCTGTCCAATCAAATTATTAAGCAGAGCTTCGCGGAGATTATGGGAAAGCGCTTTGGGGACTATGCCAATCTGGTTATTCTCTCACGCGCGATCCCAGATGCTCGCGATGGACTAAAACCGGTACAGCGCCGGATTTTGTATGCCATGTACCAAGAAGGCAACACGAACGATAAACCATACCGTAAATCAGCGAAAACGGTCGGGTACGTGATGGGTACCTATCACCCGCACGGTGACTCGGCGATTTACGAAACGATGGTGCGGATGGCGCAGTGGTGGAAAATGCGCCAAGTGCTCATTCAAGGCCATGGAAACTTTGGTAGCTTGGATGCAGACCCGCCAGCCGCTATGCGTTATACCGAATCCAGACTGTCGGCATTGGCCAATGAGCTTTTGCGCGATATTGAAAAGGATACGGTTACATTTATCCCGAACTACGACAACTCCGCTCAACAACCGGCAGTATTGCCTTCACGGTTTCCCAATCTTCTCGTGAATGGCGCTGCCGGGATCGCGGTTGGTTTTGCAACTGATATCCCTACGCACAATTTGGGCGAAGTCATTGATGCGGCTGTTGCACAAATGAAGAACCCAAATATCTCGCTGGATGAACTGATGCAGCATGTCAAAGGCCCAGATTTTCCGACAGGCGGCATTGTTCAAGGGCTGTCCGGGATTCGCAAGGCTTTTGAGACAGGACGCGGCCAATTCATCATTCGCGGGAAGACGCATATAGAGGAGCCAAAAGGCGGCAAGATCAAAAAAATCGTCATTTCCGAAATCCCTTACGAAGTGGTCAAGTCGAAGCTCGTCGCCCAAATCGATGAGCTCGTGATGGAGCGCAAAATCGAGGGGGCACTGGCGGTTCGCGATGAAACCGGACGCAAAGAGGCCGAACAGAAAAAAGTTCGCATCGTAGTGGATATTCGCAAGGAAGCGGATGAGCAGGCGATTCTCAACTACCTGTACAAAAATACGGATCTGCAAATCTATTACAATTACAACATGAACGTGATTCATGAGGGGACCATCCGTCAGATGGGACTTAAGGCTTTATTGGGGGCGTACATCGACCACCAAAAAGAAGTCGTCACGAATCGCTGCCAATATGATCTGGATCGAAAGCAAAGCCGAGAGCATATCGTGGAAGGCTTGATTCGTGCCAAGTCCATTTTGCGTCAAATCGTCGATACGATTATGGATTCGGAAGACCGTGCAGATGCCAAGAAAAACATCATGGAGAAATACGGCTTCACCGAAAATCAGGCAGATGCGATCTTGAGCATTCAGCTCGCTTCCTTGACACGTTTGGATATCGTCAAGCTGGAAAAAGAATTGGCTACATTGGCAAAAGAAATCGAGGAACTGAAATCGATTTTGGCAAGCGAGAAAAAGCTGATTCAAGTCATTACAGGCGAGCTGAACGAGATCAAGAAAAAATACGCAGAAGAGCGCCTGACAGAAATCCAGGGCGAGATCGAGGAAATCAAAATCGATATCGCAATGCAAATCAATGCCGAGGATTGCATCGTAACCCTGACAAACGAAGGATATATCAAGCGGACGAGCCCGCGCTCCTTCAAATCAGTAGGGGGAACGCTGGAAACATGTGGGGTAAAAGAAGGAGACCGTGTCCGTTATTTCATGGAGACGAATACGTCTCACACCGCTCTCTTCTTTACCCAGGACGGTAAATACTTCGCCACACTGGTCAATGCCTTCCCGGACGATAAGTGGAAGGATATCGGTTCGGCCCTCGTCAATATTATCCCGTTGGAGAAGAATCAGCGGATTGTTGGCTTTACGATCGTAGAAAACTTCAAACAACCGCTGTATGTATACCATGTAAGCAAAAAGGGTTTGATGAAAAAGACGGCGTTGTCCGAATACGAAACAAATCGTTCCAGTGCGTTGGTAGCTGCAAAGATAAAAGGCGACGATGACGAGTTTGTGAATGTATTTGTGGCGGACGAAGCTGGCGCGATACTCGGTGCGACGAAAGATGGCATGGGCATCCGATTCCAGCGCAGTGAAGTCAGCGCTACTGGTAGAGCGTCGAGTGGGGTAAAAGCAATCGCACTTGCTCCTGGCGACGTTGTGATCACGATGCTTCCGATTGAGGAAGTCGATTCTCGTGCCTTTAGTTTGTTGACCGCTGAAGGGGTTGTCAAACGCACAGCCATTGCTGCGATCCCACTCCAGGCTCGTGCAGGCAAAGGCGTACAGTTGATTCGTAAACGAAAAAATAACCCGCATGAGCTTGTTGCGATGTTCATCGAGGAAACGGTTTATGCGTGGACGTCGCAGAACGAATGGACCCTTGTTGAGACAGAGCAAGTGATCGTCAACGAGCAAGGTGGTATTGGGCGACAACTGGTGGAGGGTGGAGTAAAATCAGTTGCTTTTGAAACCATTTTGCCGACAGATGAACCGAAGGACGAAGCGACGGCAAAAGGTTCGGGAGACGGAGCTGGTACAGCAGGACAACAGAAGACACCTAATGTCCAGTCTAGCCTGTTCGATGGAAATCATCGTGAATAA
- a CDS encoding ABC transporter ATP-binding protein — MVIETVHLGKRYGNLQALTDLNLSIEPGKVFGFIGPNGAGKSTTMLILSTLLEQSEGEAFVCGYNVRKDPASVRQSVGYMPDFFGVYDNLTAVEYLEFYAGAYKIPASKRRALVGDLLELVNLSHKADAFVDSLSRGMQQRLGLARCLVHDPAVLILDEPASGLDPRARIELREIMKQLREMGKTIIISSHVLPELAELCDDIGVIEKGRLIAYGSVHEVSNRDTGQSRMQLRALRNLDKAGLLLASSPYVHQLTDYMGGFRFYFQGTEQQKAELLQELLDEQVAVVYYGDSKKDLEDVFLAITEGVGME; from the coding sequence ATGGTAATTGAAACCGTTCATTTAGGAAAAAGATACGGCAATTTGCAAGCGTTGACGGATTTGAACCTTTCCATTGAGCCAGGAAAGGTGTTCGGTTTCATTGGTCCAAATGGCGCCGGAAAATCTACCACGATGCTCATCTTGTCCACCCTTTTGGAACAGAGTGAAGGGGAAGCCTTTGTCTGTGGCTACAATGTACGAAAAGACCCTGCAAGTGTGCGCCAGTCTGTTGGCTACATGCCCGATTTTTTTGGTGTATATGACAATTTGACAGCGGTGGAGTATTTGGAGTTTTATGCTGGAGCATACAAAATTCCTGCCTCGAAAAGACGGGCACTCGTCGGTGATCTTTTAGAACTGGTGAATTTGTCTCACAAAGCAGACGCTTTCGTCGATTCTTTGTCTCGAGGCATGCAACAGCGTCTGGGATTAGCGCGTTGTCTCGTACATGATCCGGCCGTGCTGATTTTGGATGAACCCGCATCAGGACTGGACCCGCGAGCTCGTATCGAGTTGCGCGAAATTATGAAACAGCTACGCGAAATGGGCAAGACGATTATTATCAGCTCCCATGTTTTGCCGGAGCTAGCCGAGCTGTGTGATGATATTGGTGTCATTGAAAAAGGCAGATTAATTGCGTATGGGTCTGTGCATGAGGTCAGCAATCGGGATACAGGGCAAAGCCGGATGCAACTGAGAGCCCTGCGGAATTTGGACAAAGCCGGACTTCTATTAGCGAGCTCTCCGTATGTCCATCAATTGACAGACTATATGGGAGGCTTTCGCTTCTACTTTCAAGGGACGGAGCAACAAAAAGCTGAATTGCTTCAAGAACTGCTGGATGAGCAGGTCGCAGTCGTCTACTATGGCGATTCCAAGAAAGATTTAGAAGACGTCTTCTTAGCGATTACGGAAGGAGTCGGTATGGAGTGA
- a CDS encoding ABC transporter permease, with translation MSDFLFNPLLVKEMRERFRSRKTMLILAIYLFVMGGIPMGFLLMDPLKAESLGDNQDLFLISAGIHYAMVCFVAPALTAGAISGERERQTLHILLTTQLSTRTIILSKLITSLAFSTLLLIASMPLYSIVMLYGSVSPEQMAQLVLFLAVNMFFLGSLGLFCSTWIKRTSISTVTTYGIAFFFVVGTGLLFFFIGESLQQAHPERYINSNVWSMYELQMLAGMNPIIVLFDILGESFDQSDDITFAPWLFFSCVYFVLSFILIIWSAYLLKPIRRKWWSWKKRPVRVQ, from the coding sequence GTGAGCGACTTCTTGTTCAATCCACTTTTGGTAAAAGAAATGCGGGAAAGATTCCGCTCGAGAAAGACCATGCTCATATTAGCGATTTACTTATTTGTCATGGGGGGAATACCGATGGGCTTTTTGCTCATGGACCCCCTGAAGGCCGAATCGTTAGGGGATAACCAGGATCTGTTTCTGATATCTGCGGGGATACACTACGCGATGGTTTGCTTTGTGGCACCTGCCCTGACTGCTGGAGCGATCAGTGGGGAGAGAGAACGCCAGACCTTGCATATTTTGCTGACGACCCAATTGTCGACGCGCACGATTATTTTGAGCAAGCTCATTACGTCTTTGGCGTTCTCCACGCTGCTTTTGATTGCCTCGATGCCTTTGTACAGTATCGTAATGCTGTACGGGAGCGTCTCCCCGGAACAAATGGCCCAACTCGTCCTTTTTCTCGCGGTGAATATGTTTTTTCTCGGGTCGTTGGGATTGTTCTGCTCCACTTGGATTAAACGAACGTCGATTTCGACGGTCACCACATACGGCATTGCCTTCTTTTTTGTAGTAGGTACTGGCTTGTTGTTCTTTTTTATCGGGGAGTCCTTGCAACAGGCGCATCCGGAACGGTACATCAATTCCAATGTTTGGAGCATGTATGAGCTACAGATGCTGGCAGGGATGAACCCTATTATCGTGTTGTTCGATATTTTAGGCGAGTCTTTCGATCAATCCGATGACATCACTTTTGCACCGTGGTTGTTTTTCTCATGTGTGTACTTCGTTCTTTCCTTTATCCTCATCATCTGGAGCGCTTATTTGTTAAAACCAATTCGCCGAAAATGGTGGAGTTGGAAGAAACGACCTGTTCGTGTACAATGA
- a CDS encoding DNA gyrase/topoisomerase IV subunit B — protein MKETETQQTLTYTEEDIQVLEGLIAVRKRPGMYIGSTGSRGLHHLLWEIVDNAKDEALAGVNDSIIVTLYKDGSVSVEDHGRGIPTGMHKTGRPVPEVIFTTLHAGGKFGGGGYKKSGGLHGVGSSVVVALSKWLEVEIHREGKIHKQRFEYVVDANGTEHVGKPVTGLEITGNTKRTGTTVRFLPDDAVFGNARFDYETIRDRFRETAFLLKKLRMVLNDERGPEKKREEFYFEDGLKSYVSYLNEGKNTLHPIVYFEGEKDNIYVELAFQYNDGYAETLVSYVNSIVTADGGTHVTGFRNGTTRIFNEFARKKGYLKEKDPNLTGNDLREGFLGVLSLQMADVQFESQTKDKLGNEEARAIVEQIVSEKLGFFLEENPEIGKLLIDKALRSAEIREELRKQREALRGDKKGKTAKKRKSISEKFTPPQYRDSKRNELFLVEGDSAGGSAKQARNSEFQALFSLRGKPLNTEKAKLSEVLANEEFRTILEVLETDIGEEFSIENCAFDKVIIMSDADVDGSHIQTLLLTFFFRYMRPMIAAGHLYIAQPPLYQVKKQSKGKQTEAIYCWSDYELEQALKKAGRGAEVQRYKGLGEMNADQLWETTMDPETRKLIKVELEDLAHCEKLVTVLMGDKVPPRREWIENHVTFEVGEDE, from the coding sequence TTGAAGGAAACAGAAACACAGCAAACATTAACGTATACGGAAGAAGATATTCAGGTCTTAGAAGGCTTGATTGCCGTTCGAAAACGCCCTGGAATGTACATAGGCTCCACGGGCTCGCGTGGCCTGCATCATCTGCTGTGGGAAATTGTAGATAATGCCAAAGACGAGGCGCTTGCCGGCGTTAATGATAGCATCATCGTCACTTTGTACAAGGATGGAAGTGTCAGTGTAGAGGACCATGGGCGCGGAATTCCAACGGGTATGCACAAGACTGGCCGACCTGTACCAGAAGTCATTTTTACGACGCTCCATGCCGGTGGTAAATTCGGCGGTGGCGGATATAAAAAAAGTGGTGGCTTGCACGGAGTAGGTTCCAGTGTTGTTGTGGCCTTGTCCAAATGGCTTGAGGTTGAAATCCATCGGGAAGGCAAAATTCATAAGCAACGCTTTGAATATGTTGTAGATGCAAATGGAACTGAGCATGTTGGTAAACCGGTTACCGGTCTTGAAATCACAGGGAACACCAAACGCACTGGAACAACGGTACGTTTTCTCCCGGATGACGCGGTGTTTGGCAACGCTCGCTTTGATTATGAGACCATTCGTGATCGATTCCGTGAGACGGCATTCCTTTTGAAAAAGCTGCGCATGGTTTTGAATGACGAGCGTGGTCCTGAAAAGAAACGGGAAGAGTTTTATTTCGAAGATGGCTTGAAATCATACGTTTCTTATTTGAACGAGGGGAAAAATACGCTCCATCCGATCGTTTACTTCGAAGGGGAAAAGGACAATATCTACGTTGAACTGGCTTTTCAGTACAATGACGGCTATGCAGAGACACTGGTGTCCTATGTCAACTCCATTGTAACAGCGGACGGTGGAACTCATGTTACGGGCTTCCGCAACGGTACAACCCGGATCTTTAACGAATTTGCCCGGAAAAAAGGGTACTTGAAAGAAAAGGACCCGAACTTAACTGGAAACGATTTGCGGGAAGGTTTCCTCGGTGTATTGTCATTGCAAATGGCTGACGTCCAGTTTGAGTCCCAAACAAAAGACAAGCTGGGGAACGAAGAAGCACGGGCAATCGTAGAACAGATTGTTTCCGAAAAGCTAGGCTTCTTCCTCGAGGAAAATCCGGAAATAGGCAAGCTGCTGATTGACAAGGCATTGCGTTCTGCTGAGATTCGCGAAGAGCTGCGCAAACAACGCGAAGCCCTGCGCGGCGACAAGAAAGGCAAAACCGCGAAAAAGCGCAAATCGATTTCGGAAAAGTTCACTCCGCCGCAATACAGAGACTCCAAGCGCAACGAGCTCTTCCTCGTCGAGGGGGATTCTGCGGGTGGCTCTGCAAAACAGGCGCGTAATTCAGAGTTCCAAGCTTTGTTCAGCCTGCGCGGGAAGCCGTTGAACACAGAAAAAGCAAAGCTATCCGAGGTATTGGCGAATGAAGAGTTCCGCACGATCCTCGAGGTGCTTGAAACCGATATTGGCGAAGAGTTTTCCATCGAAAACTGTGCATTTGACAAAGTCATCATCATGTCTGACGCGGACGTTGACGGCTCGCACATTCAAACGCTGCTCTTGACCTTCTTCTTCCGCTACATGCGCCCGATGATTGCAGCTGGTCACTTGTATATTGCGCAACCACCTTTGTATCAGGTGAAAAAGCAGAGCAAGGGCAAGCAGACAGAGGCAATCTATTGTTGGAGCGATTACGAGCTGGAACAGGCATTGAAAAAGGCTGGACGCGGTGCTGAAGTGCAGCGCTACAAAGGTTTGGGTGAGATGAACGCCGATCAGCTCTGGGAAACAACCATGGACCCTGAGACGCGCAAGCTCATTAAGGTTGAACTGGAAGACCTCGCTCACTGTGAGAAGCTGGTAACCGTTTTGATGGGTGACAAAGTCCCACCACGGCGTGAGTGGATCGAGAACCACGTCACCTTTGAAGTGGGGGAGGATGAATAA
- a CDS encoding DUF1292 domain-containing protein, with protein MTEENKDLELGDIITLDDENGEPLGDFEVLAMFDLNGKEYIALAEAVEDEESEEDEEVDIFVFQVDGGEMVPLEEDEESTVYAKLNEVLEGIELIKEDK; from the coding sequence TTGACAGAAGAGAACAAAGACCTCGAGTTGGGCGATATCATTACATTGGACGATGAAAATGGTGAACCGTTGGGGGATTTCGAAGTATTGGCTATGTTCGACCTGAACGGTAAAGAATATATTGCCTTGGCTGAAGCTGTGGAAGATGAAGAAAGCGAAGAAGATGAAGAAGTAGATATCTTCGTATTCCAAGTGGACGGCGGCGAAATGGTACCATTGGAAGAAGATGAGGAAAGCACTGTTTACGCGAAGCTGAACGAAGTGCTGGAAGGCATCGAACTCATTAAAGAAGACAAGTAA
- a CDS encoding RNA polymerase sigma factor — MGMAMKQPSGPSSGDYYESRPFTELYDEYFDRVNRYLRCRVQSTWDADDLTTVVFLKALEKFEQYSRTSPFASWIFRIAHNTYVDFMRKNRELPVDQEDFLGAEPDDTWQPERQALTNEEIRLLRDRLDLLSQDQRDVLMLRYFADLKISQVAEVLGKTESSIKMISYRGLQKLQKMYERGDSE; from the coding sequence ATGGGAATGGCTATGAAGCAACCGTCGGGGCCATCATCCGGAGATTATTATGAATCTCGTCCATTTACGGAACTGTATGACGAATATTTTGATCGCGTCAACCGGTATTTACGATGCCGGGTTCAAAGTACGTGGGATGCCGATGATTTGACCACCGTGGTCTTTTTAAAAGCACTAGAAAAATTCGAGCAATATAGCAGAACAAGTCCATTCGCATCATGGATTTTTCGTATTGCTCACAATACATATGTGGATTTTATGCGGAAAAACAGGGAGTTACCTGTTGACCAGGAAGATTTTCTAGGAGCAGAACCGGATGACACATGGCAGCCGGAGCGACAGGCGCTGACGAATGAAGAGATTCGTCTGCTTCGTGATCGTCTGGACTTGTTGTCTCAGGATCAACGTGACGTGTTGATGCTCCGGTACTTTGCTGACCTCAAAATCAGTCAGGTAGCTGAGGTGCTCGGCAAAACAGAATCGAGTATCAAAATGATTTCTTATCGCGGATTACAAAAACTTCAGAAGATGTATGAGAGGGGGGACTCCGAATGA